DNA from Nymphaea colorata isolate Beijing-Zhang1983 chromosome 4, ASM883128v2, whole genome shotgun sequence:
TGCACGTAAGGACCCAGGATGGCAATTTTGTTTCCATATATGAGCCACCTGAGCTATTCAGAGGACACATTATGAAAAATAAGGGTTGCATGTCTTAAGACTCTTAGGCACTTCTTGTTGATTGACATTGTGCTCTTGTGATTTTTTGTCACATAGGTGGTATGGTGCTGCAGTCATCGTGGATCCTTTGGTGAGACATATGCAATGTCCATAGTTTTCAACAAAAGGTACTTTAATGCAGACCAGTCAGTCCCTTGTTTGGATGAGGCATATACAAAGTACAAAATGTACTGTAACGCTTCCTGCCcgtttcatttccttttctgcaTCTCTTATTGGCCGTCTGCTACAGTCCCTCCCACTTTTGCTTCCATGCCACCATTTGCCGTCTTGCACTGCatctcttcttttcctcctctGTACTCTGCCACCATGTCCATTACAAAATTATACATGTCAAACGCATATTCTTTTCCTTCCCAAACTCAGAAACTGATGCATTAGGGATTCGCCAATTTATTTGCAGGTGCTGTACATTTTCTTAGCTCATGGTCTGAAATGAACCAGGATTTTCTCCTTGATTATTTGTGACATGGAAAAACTGCAATGCTTATGCTGCACCATGTAGACCATGTGTGCAATTTCAAGCACCAAAATGGTCCAACGGTAGACCATTCTTGCCAAGGGTCATGGTGCCCAGCAAATCCTGGTGAAGTTCCATATGAAACTGCAGACTGCAGGTAGACAGACAGAGGCTGCATTACAATCTTACCAATTAGAGTCTGGAAAGTTATCCATGGGAATGATCTGTACAGGAACGATCGACGTTTTGAAGGGTTCTTGATTTTGGCTACCGCAGTTGTCCCAACTTTTCACTTAAGGTCACTATTTttagaacagaaacaaaaaagttGGCTTCCAAATGAAGTCTTTCTGTGAGCATGAAAAGATTGAAGTTAAGAATGCCTGAGAGTAGGCATTTCTCGAAGATGAGATTTTTGCCAAGAATATGAGCTACAATGGCATCAATGCGCTTCTGGGGATGCTAAACCAATAGAAGAAATCTCCTTAGAATGGCAGAAACCAATGTTCTCCATGTATACAGGGGGTTAACGCGTGAAAAGTTGGTCTCCAATGCAAAAGATTAAGAATCTGATGGTCCTATACTTGTCTAGTAAGTAGgtgaaaaacaagaaatgcaTGTGAGAAATGATTCGTTTCGAGCAAGAATACAAGTTACGATGATCTAAATGTTGTTTGAGGCATTGATGCTGAAACTATACTTAGCAAGAGAGAAACCATAGATAACAATGACGAAGAAGACACTAAAATGTATAATCATGCCTAAAAGAGGCTTAGATTATGAATGACAACAAAACTAGCCCAACGAATTCGGATTTCGCCTTCAAATGGAGCTGAAAGTGCTTATTTGCTGctaaagtttcattttttgatttaaAAGCAACTTAAACTCGTGTACttatataaaacatgcttctaTATTCAACAAAACCCGCAACTTTTGAACCATAGTGGCTCTCATCGTCCAACTACTGTTTAGATCTGTCTCCGCTTGCATGCAATTCGGTCGGCCTTATCTCCTCCTTGTAACGATGCAATCGTGGTGTTAACACGAAGCTcacttttctttccaaattttgttttctttttagcTTCGCTTCTTGCTTCATGCGGTTTCTCTAAATGCTGAGGTTGATGCAAGTGTAATATTTTCTAATGTGAAGCGAAGACTAAGTTTTGAGTTCAAGCCTTGACCGCGCGCAATGTTTGTATCAAGAATTTGGATTCAAGATCCAAATTAAGGGCAAATCCCAAACTAAGTAAGTTTTATTCATTAATTAAAGATGGGGAaattcacttaaaaaaaattaaaaaagtatttGAAAATCAATAATGAGTAGTTGAGGCTAAGAGCCTTAAGAACAATAAATTATGAGACACATGGCACTCGCTGAGTCCGCCAATTAATCAAATCGTATCGACCGGTTCAGACGAGTTGGCCAAAAGGACGAAAAAAACCCTAAAAGCGTTACCAAGTGGGGAGGCTGCGAGAGGGAGAAGATCcgtctttttttgtttttcttttaattttttcttcccaGTTTCCTTTCTGGCTTTCCCTCTTCTCTTGCTTCGCCCCGAattttcctctccctctctctctctctctcgattcttcttttttttccatcgATCTTTCTCACTTTTGCTTCCTCCATTTTTTCGGCGGTGACGAGAGAACGCGGCGGCCGAAAGGCTAAGGGTCTACCTCTTTTCATTCTCAATTGTCGTCGAGAAATCGTGAATTTCTACCGGTTATAGGGGCTTCCGTTTCGCATCTGAAAAGTGAAGTTCTTTTCCTCCATATTTTTCTCGCTTTCGGTTTTCTGCGCTGTGAATTCACGTCAAAAATCGTGGTTTTGGCGAAATTGTTGGTCCCGGCTTTCCTGATCATACCTTGAGTTCGTTTCGTGCTTTCTACTGTGAGATTGGGTACCTTGGCGTTTTagttcagttctctctctctccccccccccccctttttcgTTTTCTCTTTGGTTCCGTATCTGAAAACTTCGTGCTTTCTAAGCTTGGTTTCAAAGTTCTGGCATCGGCTATGCATTGTTGTTCCGTTTGACGGCAATTGCTTCTTTTTACTACTTTTGCCCACATTTTTCCGTCTGTGTCGTTTTGTTGTGCTTCCTCGAGTAGGTCGATGTTAAAATTTGCgcgttttttcttgcttttgagaAATCACTCTTTGCGGCTTCATCATCGTTACGTTAGTTGAATCCGAGGCATTCATCTTCTTGTTTGGTTTccaattttctgtttttttccccttcttttttttatagttCAGTTTCACTTTCTATGGCGAATCGTGCGATTTGTTTAGAAGAGCTGCCAGCTCACTTACTTCTGGAAATCCTGAATTCGGGCCGCCTCCAAGCTGCTGACCTTGCTCGTATAGAGGCCTCTTGTAGAACTTTTAGGGGCTGCCAAGCACTCCTATTCCCGTCAAAGTTTGGCTCGTTGGTCGAATTTGCTGCCTTTCAGCTCTGCAGATCAAATCCTATGTTCCAAGCTTTGCCTTCGACATCGCGTAGCGAGCTTTTTGATCGCTGTGGCGGGAAATGGAAGCTAGTCCTGAGATTTCTGCAGTCAGTTGAACAGGCATTCGGCACTGTCGAGACACCAACAGGCAATGTATTACTTCTTTTTGTCGTGTTCCAATTTTGTGCATATCTTACGTCAAAATTTCCTGAGTATTGTCTATGTTTGTTGGTTGGTTGTGCACGGGTTTTCACTATTAACTGGTTTCGTTTTCTCTAATTAAGTTTTTACCTGTAGCGGTTTCTGTTTTTCATGTCTTCAAAACTTTTAGTTTTCTTCTACCTTTTGTGAGCATCCTTTGGTAGTACAGTGAAAATAGACTCCTGAAATCAATTCTTTGTCTATCTAAATGTGCACCCAAATTGAAGCTGCGTCATGGTTTGCAATATGAGTCATCAACCTTGTCTTCCTTATGTGGATTGGATATTTTAAGTAGCAATGTTCATTTTTATGTGTATGATTAAGTTTTGAATCATTTCACTGTTCAGCTTGACCATCAATACGCCTTTCATGAGTTTTCTAAGTCTTTTCTTGCCTTACATGTTTTGCCGTACATGAATTCTTCTACTATATATTTTTCTAGGTCCTTTGGTGTCCAAAGTGCACGCTTGAGGCACACGGTTCTTGCGTTTTCTCCTTATTCTGTTTTTTAGCCTTTCACTTTGTTGATCATCAGTTTTCTCTAGTTCTTATTATCTTTGATTAGCCACGCTTGACAGTGTGAATCTCAAGCTCATCAAAGTGGTTCCCAGTTGTTGAAGTTTCACTGTGACGAGGCTTTCTCTAGTCACCGAGAACGTCATCCATAGCTCTCAACCCATCTGAAATTCTGAATATATACTTCACATGCGTCTCCTTCATGGTTCCAgtctttatttgtttctcatgtGACCTGGCTGATTTTTTATATCTAAATGCTATTCAGTTGCAGCGTTTGCTGTTCATCTTTTAGAAGcattgccacaaatattgttcttgggtTTTTAGCATGAgcattttcttgttcaaatatgaatccatgatgataataatgaaaaaagagaaaaccgGCAAAAGgggaaatgcaaaaaaatgcggaaaaaatttgagattaattattttcctttttttttataatattgcaaaccattagaaaaaatgaaaaaaacaaaaaaaataaatgaattggAAGTGCTTGCAAGGTGCCCTTTGACCAAGATTTGTTTGCAAACATCAAGTTCATGCAGTTTTATATTTTGAACATAGCATAAATAGATATGTGCATGCTCCTTGTACAAATGGTACATTGATATATGTGTAGTTGGATGCATTTTGAATACCATTGAATGACTGTTCACATGCAACTTGGCTGGATACATTTAGGCATTTGGTATTCATAGTTCTATTTTTTGGTGGATTACTGGATTGCTGACAGAGAGAGCATTTTGTATTTACAGTTTGAGATCACTACAGGAAGATACCACACACTTTTAGTGGATGATTCATCTGCATATTCTTGTGGATCTAGTTTGTGTGGAGTTCTTGGTCATGGTTCAAATACAACACAAAGTGGAGCATTCAGCcgcatttcttttccttttggacTGACTGTGGTCCATGTTTCAGCATCCCATAACCATGCGGCTTTTGTCATGCAGTCAGGAGAGGTTTGTCCTTTTATGGCGTCCTCATTATCATGACCTCTTGCCATTCACCTTTTGTGAGTTAATTCTAATTATATTTTGTCTTATCATGTCCTTGCAACTTTAATGCTATAGGTATTCACATGTGGAGATAATTCATCCTTTTGCTGTGGGCTTGGAGAAGTGGGGCATGCTATTTTTAGGCCAAGGCAAGTTGAAGCACTGAAAAACATTCCTTGCAAGCAGGTATTATGTGGTGAAAGTCTTTTCTTGTTGAAGTTGTGATCAACTGACTCATGCTAGTTTCCTATTGCAACAAAGAacaataaataagtaaatatttTGGAGCTTGAAGTTTACTGGACTGGAGAATCAAGCTTCATGATATGGTGTGGCTGATGTTTACTTTCTtatatcttctctctctctctcttactcacATAATCAAAGGGCACCAGACGTGGTTGGCCTAGGTTGTTGGCTTCAGGCACCATGCTGAAGTTATGGGTGCATATGAATCGAGAACTAACTGGGCACGAGTTGGTCAGGCCCCTAAAAGGATGACCAGGGACTAAATGGCCCAAGTCAATCCCGGTCAGACTCCCAAAGTGTATAacgaataaaaaaatatggaataaGGTGATAAaagcatacatacatgtatatctACACATACCTACATATGTGCATACATCCAAAGTCTTCTTGTCTTTGGGAGATTACAGACAAGCTTTGGGAGATTCAAGCTTTTAACCTTTATGTCTGTATTCAGAAAGGTGAATTGCAACCAATTATCTATATGCACAGCTAATAagcaaatcattttttttcaattgaaggAAAAATTCATCTTTGCCTTTTTTGTCATTATGATGGGaacattctttctcttttccagGTTGCAACAGGCCTCAGTTTTACTGTCTTCCTTACAAGAAAAGGTCAAGTGTACACATGTGGAAGTAACTCTCATGGCCAACTTGGTCAGGGAGATACTATGGACCGGCCAACTCCAAAGAACGTTGAGTTATTTGACAATTTTGGTTCTGTCGTTCAAGTTGCTGCGGGAACAAGCTACACCCTTGCTGTTACTGAAGATGGAATTGTTTATTCATTTGGATATGGTTCCAATTTCTGCCTTGGCCATGGGGACCAACATAATGAGCTTCGACCAAGGGCTATCCATTCATTTAAGAGGAAAAATGTTCATGTGCTCCGTGTCTCAGCTGGTGATGAGCATGCAGTTGCACTTGACTCCATTGGATATGTTAGTTCCTTAACTATCATCTTGAGAATGCAATATGTTGTTATGATAACTAACCCTAAATGTGTGTAACAATTTCTTGCAAAACGATTGAAGATATGCAATTCTCAGGTTTAATTATCTGATGTATATCTGTCTTTCTCATGATAATGTTTTCTCCATCTTCAAGCAACTGTGGAAAACTTCCTTTTGCAATATAAGTCAAATATTACATATCCTCTTGGAGAAAATTGCCTTTAGAAATGCCAAATGTCTATCTGCAGATGAATTCACTTTTCTATGATCAATGTAGGTTATGCACCAATTTTTCATCCTGATTTCCCCCCCCTGAATGGTGCTTGCAGGTGTACACATGGGGAAAAGGCTACTGTGGTGCTCTTGGCCATGGCGATGAGATTGACAAGACCACACCTGAGTTGCTAACAAGTCTCTGTGAATGCCGTGCAGTACAGGTTAGCTGTTGGAACCTTTTTTGTCAGTGTAGCCGCTTTTAAACTcatttgcatcttttttttttttggctaatcTAAACtacagaaaattttcttgttcatgcatagtaacaaatttttaacaatCAAGCGGGGCTGTTGTTGGCCAGACATTAGCTGGCTTCTTGCTGCTTGAGAATTTTCAGATCTCCACTGGAGTGCACACTTGACTTTAACCTTGTCGTGAGGGATGTCTCCTGTcatttttgaatttgtgatATTCCATCAGCTTGCTTAGATTTACAAGTTGCACCTACCAGATGAACAGAGCCGTTGTGGGTAATAATAGTTGGAAACACTGGCAATATCTTGGAATGtcatgattatatatattgtggTATACTCAGAATATCATAGTGTTgacttctttcaaatttttctgatttttcattttgctttgtaattttttctgaCAATTTATCAAGTTTTCCAAGGAAACACAAGATCTTTGGTGGTGTGAAAATAAAAACGGTGCCAAAATCCCTATCGTTAGAGCTAGTATAACTGTATAAGGCTTCTTTTGGCATCAACAGGGAATTTCTGCTTAGTACTGTCTTCCATAACCTAGTGTTTGTAtgctttttttctcattaatgtCAGTGTTTCCATTCTATTAATTAATTCATGCTATTTTGGTTGCTTAGAGTTACTTTGCTGTAGTCTAATCATGGTTAATATTTGCTTGATTTTTGTAGTCCAATGAGTGCCTTtgcctctctttccctcttcttccacaTTATTAATGCTGGCTATGTGTACTATATAGGCCTTCTTTCTGATCTTTGAGCTGTTTCCTCAAAGGTACTAGCATCCCGACCTTTTGGCGGAAAATGGATCCCAAAAAACAAAACGTACCAAAAGTGGATTCATAATTTTTTCCTCAATAGGAGTTGGTTACCATCTGGAGTGAACTGAAGAGTATAACCGACAAATTCTGACTGGTAGGATTTAGAAGAGCTATATGAATGCCTAGTATGATAGGAAAAGATGTTACACAAGGTACTGGACAAACCTGTTTATGAGGCCCGTAGACTGTGTTTGATTTCATGACAAGTATGTAATTACGGGTTGGACAGAACATTTACGTGAAAATCACAAAAGGGGTGTTGTCTAAGCAAACAGAATTGAAACTTGTCCTGTGGTTCATTTGATATAAAAGAATCAATTAATTCAATAGAAAACTAGTGATCCATGGTGGAGGAACGTTTTTTGGCTTTAGGGAATTAATTGCGTCTTGTATGTTCTTTTGTCCAACGTTTTCAAGCATTTTGCAGGCCCATCAATTCAGAACACTGGCATTCCCAAGCCAGAGCTAATCATTGGAGTCCTAGTTGGAAAACGTACAATGTTTCTATTTGTTGAGAGTTTAACATTGAGCTGTTTCTCTTCTGAATTTTGCATAGAGGTTTTGATTTTAAACAAGATTCAATTTAGGGAGCTATATCGCTGAAGATTTTGGTCCGAGATTTTTACGTCAGGTGTCGCTCTGTTGTATTATTTTAGCTATTTTTGGCTAGGAGAAAGTGTGACTTTAGGACCCACTTATAGTTTTACAGGTGAGAAAGACTGGTTTGGCTTTTGTCTGAACTAATTCTAGCAACTGGAATAATGCTTTCAGGAGGTACCGTTTGTTCCCACCCATCTTCCTTTTATGTTTTGCTTTCAATAAGCAAACTCGGTTATAGACAGAAACGTAAGCATAATTGAAATGGCAACCCATCTGTAATGGTTAAATGAGATAATActattttgttttctcttccaATGGTTGACCGAATGGGAAATTCAGGGTTTGAATGACCCTAATCATGATGTGAATTCTTGCACCAGATCATGTCATCGAGAACCATATGATTTTGCACCTGGATGCTGTTATCTTTAAGTCATAGTTTTCGTCCTTAAATGTTTCTTAGTTCCAATCCTAGAAGACATAAAAGTTACGATCTTCTAACCTCACTGACCGTCATGCTTTCTGTGCAGGTATGTGCAAGGAAGAGGAAAACGTTTGTGCTGGTAGATGATGGGTCAGTTTATGCATCTGGATGGATGGGATTCGGAAGCTTGGGGGTTTCTGACAGGGGCTGCTCCGACAAAGTTCTGAAGCCAAGAGTTCTTCAGACATTAAAAGGACACCATGTGTCCCAGGTTAGCACCGGATTGTACCACACGGTGGTGGTTACCAACCGTGGCCTCCTGTTCGGTTTCGGAGACAATGAAAGGGCACAGCTTGGGCATGCTACTCTCAGAGGCTGCCCTGAACCTACTGAAATTGCACCGCGGTGGATGGTGGATGAGAGTAATCCTGTCGAATGTGCTTAAGCTCTGGCATCAAACAAATCGTCACTGACAAACTGATACTAGTTGCTAGTTCTGTACCATATAcagaaaaaaactgtttggatGTAACTTCGAAGTGTCTAGAACCCTAGGTGTGGTATCTAAATGTTGAAAACACCTGCAAGCTTGTCGGCCGGTTGGATTGCCACATCTTCCTTTTCCGTCTTTTTTGTGAGCAGTCTTGTAGCATCATTGTTTGTGAATAATAAATTGTATGTATGCGATGGGAGTCCAGACTCTGCAGAAAGGATGGActatccttctcttttttgtattACATGGAAATGTGAAATTTAGTTATCATCTTCCAAAGGCGGTAGCTATCAAGTGACAGCCTTTACATGGAAAATGAAGTCTGAACTCTAATTTCTTCGAGTCTTATTTAGTGTTGTTGCGCAATTGGACGGTACTTGACCGGCTAGACGGAGACGGAGACGGAGACGGAGACGGAGACATATTGACTTGGGAACTTATTCAGCGAAAGCCGTCTGGATGTGCGCTTCCAGAGTGGCTGGTTTCTGGCCGGTCCGACTGAGATCCATCTGGATTGTAGGCGGTCTCTCGCTGCATGCTGCATCGTTGCCGCTTTCTCATACTCCAACACAGGAAGCCGCCATGCATTTCCAGCGGCTTAAAACCGCAGGGCCGGTAGTCAGTTTGTTTGCGAGGTGGTTTTATAGTTAAGTATGCGGATTGGTGCAGTAGACAAGGGGTTGGTGCAGTAGATGAGGCGAGGACTAATAGGTGGTTAGTATCcgtttttaatttttgaggtgTCAACTTCGAGGCATTGGAGGACTGGAGGAAAAGTGAGgggtttcaacttttttttttttgagtgataAGATAAAATATTCTTCATAACAATTGGATGAAATAATTATGCTCAGTCAAGAAGTACACGAGTCATGCAAAACTGTAAGGTATTAAGCGAAGAAAGTCTTGGATCAAGTGCTACTCTGCATTTTGAGCATTTTCCATGTTCTAATTTCATGGTTTTCTTCTCGTGAAGGTAGTCCAGGCTCATTAATAGTTATAAAAATCCAAATGTACTTTTATGCAACTGCCCGGTCATCATAGGCTACCTGATTGCTGTCGAGGTTTCAATGgatttgttaaaaaaagagTCCTAGTTTGGATCTTGCATCAAGTTTTAGACTATGAAAGCAAAGTTGCTTCAAAAATCATGTctgtttgtattttatttttgcataaGTTGGACCAAGCTACAGCCCCTATCTCAAAATAAATACTGAAATTTTGGTAATCTCAAATTTGAAATGCGACGAAGCTTTTTGAAGTGATTTGtgagaaatttaatttcaaagtcatcatctaaaaatttaaatatttaccGCTAATTTAGACCCAGCATATATCAGGCCTTAGTCTTTAGATTTCAACCGAGTCGATGCAAACCCAGTTCCTATTCACTCAGCTTGACGAGAATCCAACTCCCAAATGCAAGCAGATTATAATGCTAAAACTCTTGGGGTAGTGATAAAATCGGGTTCCTGGAAATTTTGAGTCATTCAGTCCATCACTATCATAGATCAGCATATCGGGAACTTGCCTGCTTTCTGAAGTCAACTTCAATCACCATGTTCAGCAGACTTCCAAGGGTTTTACCATTGCTCTCGGAGGCAATTCAGTTAGTTTTATTTTATCACAAAACAGCTCTAGAAAAGACAGGGTTTGCCAGACCCTTaacatatgaaaatatttttttcgcCTT
Protein-coding regions in this window:
- the LOC116253028 gene encoding ultraviolet-B receptor UVR8 — encoded protein: MANRAICLEELPAHLLLEILNSGRLQAADLARIEASCRTFRGCQALLFPSKFGSLVEFAAFQLCRSNPMFQALPSTSRSELFDRCGGKWKLVLRFLQSVEQAFGTVETPTGNFEITTGRYHTLLVDDSSAYSCGSSLCGVLGHGSNTTQSGAFSRISFPFGLTVVHVSASHNHAAFVMQSGEVFTCGDNSSFCCGLGEVGHAIFRPRQVEALKNIPCKQVATGLSFTVFLTRKGQVYTCGSNSHGQLGQGDTMDRPTPKNVELFDNFGSVVQVAAGTSYTLAVTEDGIVYSFGYGSNFCLGHGDQHNELRPRAIHSFKRKNVHVLRVSAGDEHAVALDSIGYVYTWGKGYCGALGHGDEIDKTTPELLTSLCECRAVQVCARKRKTFVLVDDGSVYASGWMGFGSLGVSDRGCSDKVLKPRVLQTLKGHHVSQVSTGLYHTVVVTNRGLLFGFGDNERAQLGHATLRGCPEPTEIAPRWMVDESNPVECA